Genomic window (Leisingera methylohalidivorans DSM 14336):
CTTTTGCCGAGGAAGCTGAAAGCTTCGGCCTGCCGGAAAACGAGTTGGCGCGGCATGTGTTGATGCAGCGCGCGCTGGCGGGTCACCGCGGATTGGTTGCGATGGAAGCATCGGTGAATGTGGATGTGGTGGGGCTAGGCGCCTCGGCGCACAGTTACTACCCGGCGGTGGGCGAGCGGCTTCACTGCAACATGATCCTTCCCCAGCATGCGGGGGTTGCCAATGCGATTGGCGCCGTAGTCGGCAGGATCACTATGCGGCGCAGCGGAACCGTGACGGTCCCCGCTGAGGGCAAATTCCGCGTCCATCTCGAAAGCGGGCCGGTGGATTATCAAGCATCCGGCGAGGCGCTGAAGGTGCTGGAGGCCGCCCTTGCCGAGGAAGCGCGGGGCGCGGCGGAAGAGGCCGGCGCGAAAGACATCCATGTGCATGTGGAGCGTGATATCCGCACGGCGCAGGTGGAGGCGCGGGAGGTGTTTGTCGAAGGCACGCTGACAGTAGAAGCCAGCGGACGCCCGCGGGTGGCGCACGGTTGAAGCTGGTTAGAGTGAAGCGGGTTTGAGGGAGAATCCGCTGCCTCCGGCGGGAATATTTTTGACCGGAAAGAAGTGGCTGGCCGGGGCGGATGCCGCGCAGGAAAAAGCCCCGCCGGTGCGGGCGGGGTTGAAGATGCCTATGTGTGGCTCTATTCCGCAGCAGCACCCCGTTTAGGCAGCACCCAATCGGGGCGCGCGAAATGGCAGGTGTAACCGCTCGGCAGCCGCTGCAGGTAGTCCTGGTGCTCGGGCTCGGCTTCCCAGAAATCGCCCTCGGGTTCCAATTCGGTGACAACCTTGCCGGGCCAGATACCGGAGGCATCGACATCGGCTATCGTGTCCTCTGCCACAGCCTTTTGGGCCGCATCCGTATAATAGATCGCCGAGCGGTAGCTGGCACCCAGATCATTGCCTTGACGGTTCAGCGTGGTCGGGTCGTGGATCTGGAAAAAGAACTCCAGTATCTCCCGGTATGATGTGACGGCGGGGTCGAAGATGATCTCAATGCCTTCGGCATGGGTGCCGTGGTTCTTGTAAGTGGCGTTGGGCACATCCCCGCCAGTATAACCGACGCGGGTGCTGATGACGCCGGGACGCTTGCGGATCAGTTCCTGCATGCCCCAGAAACAGCCGCCTGCCAGGACGGCGCGTTCAGTTGTGCTCATTTTCCGGCCTCCACTTGATTGATGTAGGCGCCATAGCCCTCTGCTTCCATATCGTCCAGGTGGACAAAGCGCAGCGACGCCGAGTTGATGCAGTAGCGCAGGCCGCCGCGGTCCATCGGCCCGTCGGGGAAGACATGGCCGAGGTGGCTGTCGCCATGGGTGGAGCGGACTTCGGTGCGGATCATGCCGAGGGTGCGGTCCTCCAGCTCCTGAACATGCGCGGTCTCAATAGGTTTGGTGAAGCTGGGCCAGCCGCAGCCGCTCTCGTATTTGTCCGAGGAGGCAAACAGCGGTTCGCCCGATACGATGTCCACATAGATGCCCGGCGCTTTGTTATGCAGCAGCTTGCCGGTACCGGGGCGCTCGGTGCCCGCATTCTGGGTCACATAATATGCTTCCTCCGAAAGGGCGGCAATGGCGTCCGGGGTCTTGGTGTATTTTGTCATGGTGTCCTCCCGCCTGTTCGCGTTGCTGCAGAACATGGGGTGTGCGGGTGCAAATGCAAAGCCCTGTTACAGGCGGCTCGCAAAGCCGTGTGCCGGGGGGCGGGTCTGGTCAGGCGGCAAAGGCGCCGGCCAGATCCCCGGGCAGGTCGAACTCTGTCAGCACCCGTGCGCGGGCCTCCGGCGACATTTTGCGGGCGGTTTTTTTGACGATGCGCTGCACCTTCTCCGCGGGGTGTTTGGCGGCGAAGGGGGCAAAATACCACTTCAGGAAGACAAAGCAAATGATGTCCTCCAGTGCCTGCACCTGGTCGTCGCGCTTAATGCCCTCCTTGCGCAGCATCCTGGCGGCGGCGTCTGTATCGTCTGCGCCATAGCCTGCCTCTTGCATCAGGTCAGTGACCACCCGAGCATGGTGTTCGGCCTCGGCCTTGCGCCAGGCGAGATAGCCGGCGCGGCCTTCAGGGAAGCTGCTGCGTTGCAGCTTCCAGCGCTCCACATGCTGGCCGCGGGCGGCGATCTGCAGTGCGTCAGGAGCATCGGGAAACAGGCGCAGCTGCTGTTCGCTCATACGTTGGCCGTAAAGCAGTGCGGCAGGCTGCCCGTCTTCCTGGTTGGGGTCCTGGGTGTTGGCGGCGTCGATGGCCGCAAGCACTTTGGTCAATTGCGCGCTCATGCCGCGTCCTCCTGCTGGGTTTCTGCGGATCAGAGTAAAGCGGAAGCGCGGAAGGTTGCAACGGTCCGGGCGCCGTCAGGCGTGCCGGGCCCAGCCGGCATACACCGGCATCAGCCCGGTTTTGCTTCGCGGGACAGCGCCGTTGGCGGCTCGGCGGGCTGGCGGGCAAGCTGAACAGCGAGAATACCAGCAGTGACAATGGCCACGCCCAGCACATCCATCGGACCGAGTTTTTCACCCAGCAATATACTGGCCACAGCGACGCCAAAAACCGGGTTGAGGAAGTGGAAAGTGGCGGCCCGCACCGCGCCGATGCGGTTCAGCAGCATCACCCAGATGAGGGTGGCCATCAGGCCCGGCACCACTGTGGTATATGTAAAGGCCAGCGCCAGCCGCAGGGTGGGGCGCACAAAGATCTCCTCGGTCAGCGGGGCGGCCGCAAACAGGATGGCAGAGCCGATTAGCATCTGCAGCCCCACCACCATCATGAAATTGCCGCCTGACGTGGCGCCGCGCAAGGCAAGCGTCGCCGCGGTCAGCGCCAGTACGCCTATGACGCAGAGGAATACCCCGAACATGTCGACGCCGGCACCAAGACGGGTGCCCATGATCATTGCCACGCCGAGGATGCCTGCCGCCAGTCCGGCGTAACCCAGGGGGCGCAGGCGTTCACCGAACAGCGCCCAGCCCGCCAGCGCGACCAGCAACGGCATGGTGGAGGCGATGATCGCGGCCAGCGAGGCCTCAATCCACTGCATGGCAACGAAGTTCAGGCCCAAGTACAGGGCGTTCTGGCAGATGCCGAAGATTACCGTGGCGCGCCACTGGCCCGGGGTCAGCCGCCAGCTTTGACCGATGGCACGGGCAATGGCGACGCCGATCAGGCCGGAAATCAGGAACCGGACAGCAAGCGAGAACAGCGGTGAGGCATCCTGCACGATGATCCGTGCTGACGTGAAGGCCGAAGACCACATCAGGGCAAAAGCCAGCCCCATGGCAATGGCGCGTCCATCCATCGTGAATTCCTCTCTGTTGCTGCGGACACTCCGGAAATTGTGCCAGAGGGTCAAGGCATGTCAGTTCAGCCTGGCCGCAAAAATCTGCCAGCTGGCGGTGGCAAAGGCGGCGGCAAAGGCCGCCTCGAATCCTCGGCTCAGGCGCAGATAGATCCGGGCGGCCGCGGGACTGGAGAATAGCAGTGCGTAACCATGGAAGATCAGCGCGCTTTGAACTGCAATAGCCCCCATGACGGTCAGCAGCTCCGATGGTTGGGTTCCCGGCGGGATACCGATGGCGTAAAGCGACCCAAAAAACAGCGCCGCCTTTGGGTTGGTCAGGTGCAGCGCCAGCCCCTTGGCATAAGCGACGCGCAATGCGGGTGTTGGTGCCGCGCGCAGTACTGGAGTTCCGGGACACAGGGCGGAGCGGGCTGACCGAACTGCGAGATACATCAGGTATCCGGCCCCGATGTACCGGACGGCTTCAATAAACCAGGCATTGGCCAGCATCACTGCACCAAGGCCAAAAGCGGCAGAAACAGACCAGATCAATGAGCCGGAGCAAACTCCAGCGGCCAATGCCAGCCCCGGTTTGCGGCCATGCTGCATCGCGGTGCCTGCAATGGTGAGCGTGGCGGGCCCAGGGCTGGCGGCGCCCAGAAACGCCGCGCCAAGGATCAGGGTCAGGTTTACATCAGTCATGCGGCAGCCCTCCTCCGGCGTGACGGCAGGGTGCGCGTGAGAGAAGGCATTGGCAAGCATCAACGCTGCGACCGCGGGCGAAGCTTTTCCGCTGCCGGAAAGCACCCGGGCAAAAGAAAAGGGCCGCCCGCAAAGGGCAGCCCTGAAACCGTCCGGCTGTTAGCTGGTATCAGCCGTTCACACTGTCTTTCAGCGCCTTTGCAATGGTCATTTTCACCACTTTGTCGGCTTCTTTGGTGAACTTCTCGCCGGTGGCCGGGTTGCGCACTTCGCGCTCGGGGCGCTCGCGGCAGTAGATCTTGCCGACGCCCGGCAGAGTCACGGCACCGCCGCCCGACACTTCGCGGGTGATCAGCGAGCAGACCGCTTCCAGGGCGGAACCTGCGACTTTTTTGTCGCTGCCCATTTCTTCCGCCAGAGCGGCGACAAGCTGGGTTTTGGTCATCGGTTTGGACATTCTTCGTCTCCTTAAACTGCCCGAACTCTAGGGCCTCATCGCCGGATATTATCGTTATGTTGTATGATAACACAACTTATTGTGCGTGCCGGGCCGGTAAAAATGGGCATTTTTTCTAGGAAAACTGCAAAAAACAGCCTTAGAGAAAGGCCGTTTCATCGAACGAGCGCAATTTCCGGCTGTGCAACCG
Coding sequences:
- a CDS encoding DUF4202 domain-containing protein; the encoded protein is MSAQLTKVLAAIDAANTQDPNQEDGQPAALLYGQRMSEQQLRLFPDAPDALQIAARGQHVERWKLQRSSFPEGRAGYLAWRKAEAEHHARVVTDLMQEAGYGADDTDAAARMLRKEGIKRDDQVQALEDIICFVFLKWYFAPFAAKHPAEKVQRIVKKTARKMSPEARARVLTEFDLPGDLAGAFAA
- a CDS encoding LysE family translocator; this translates as MTDVNLTLILGAAFLGAASPGPATLTIAGTAMQHGRKPGLALAAGVCSGSLIWSVSAAFGLGAVMLANAWFIEAVRYIGAGYLMYLAVRSARSALCPGTPVLRAAPTPALRVAYAKGLALHLTNPKAALFFGSLYAIGIPPGTQPSELLTVMGAIAVQSALIFHGYALLFSSPAAARIYLRLSRGFEAAFAAAFATASWQIFAARLN
- the msrA gene encoding peptide-methionine (S)-S-oxide reductase MsrA, coding for MSTTERAVLAGGCFWGMQELIRKRPGVISTRVGYTGGDVPNATYKNHGTHAEGIEIIFDPAVTSYREILEFFFQIHDPTTLNRQGNDLGASYRSAIYYTDAAQKAVAEDTIADVDASGIWPGKVVTELEPEGDFWEAEPEHQDYLQRLPSGYTCHFARPDWVLPKRGAAAE
- a CDS encoding HU family DNA-binding protein, with protein sequence MSKPMTKTQLVAALAEEMGSDKKVAGSALEAVCSLITREVSGGGAVTLPGVGKIYCRERPEREVRNPATGEKFTKEADKVVKMTIAKALKDSVNG
- the msrB gene encoding peptide-methionine (R)-S-oxide reductase MsrB, whose protein sequence is MTKYTKTPDAIAALSEEAYYVTQNAGTERPGTGKLLHNKAPGIYVDIVSGEPLFASSDKYESGCGWPSFTKPIETAHVQELEDRTLGMIRTEVRSTHGDSHLGHVFPDGPMDRGGLRYCINSASLRFVHLDDMEAEGYGAYINQVEAGK
- a CDS encoding DMT family transporter; translated protein: MDGRAIAMGLAFALMWSSAFTSARIIVQDASPLFSLAVRFLISGLIGVAIARAIGQSWRLTPGQWRATVIFGICQNALYLGLNFVAMQWIEASLAAIIASTMPLLVALAGWALFGERLRPLGYAGLAAGILGVAMIMGTRLGAGVDMFGVFLCVIGVLALTAATLALRGATSGGNFMMVVGLQMLIGSAILFAAAPLTEEIFVRPTLRLALAFTYTTVVPGLMATLIWVMLLNRIGAVRAATFHFLNPVFGVAVASILLGEKLGPMDVLGVAIVTAGILAVQLARQPAEPPTALSREAKPG